Proteins co-encoded in one Pongo pygmaeus isolate AG05252 chromosome 23, NHGRI_mPonPyg2-v2.0_pri, whole genome shotgun sequence genomic window:
- the ADM2 gene encoding protein ADM2 — protein MARIPTAALGCISLLCLQLPGALSRSLGGDPRPVKPREPPARTPSSSLQPRHPAPRPVVWKLHQALQPQRGAGLAPAMGQPLRDGGRQHSGPRRHSGPRRTQAQLLRVGCVLGTCQVQNLSHRLWQLMGPAGRQDSAPVDPSSPHSYG, from the exons ATGGCCCGGATCCCGACAGCCGCCCTGGGTTGCATCAGCCTCCTCTGCCTGCAGCTCCCTGGCGCGCTGTCCCGCAGCCTGGGCGGGGACCCGCGTCCCGTCAAACCCAG GGAGCCCCCAGCCCGGACCCCTTCCAGCAGCCTGCAGCCCAGGCACCCCGCACCCCGACCTGTGGTCTGGAAGCTTCACCAGGCCCTCCAGCCACAGAGGGGTGCTGGCCTGGCCCCTGCTATGGGTCAGCCTCTCCGGGATGGTGGCCGCCAACACTCGGGCCCCCGAAGACACTCGGGCCCCCGCAGGacccaagcccagctcctgcGAGTGGGCTGTGTGCTGGGCACCTGCCAGGTGCAGAATCTCAGCCACCGCCTGTGGCAACTCATGGGACCAGCCGGCCGGCAGGACTCAGCTCCTGTGGACCCCAGCAGCCCCCACAGCTATGGCTGA